A stretch of Colletotrichum lupini chromosome 2, complete sequence DNA encodes these proteins:
- a CDS encoding dienelactone hydrolase, with protein sequence MGTTGQPFTMALYGGTPHGFATHPDLNNPVQKAAKEDAFLQAVRFFETWL encoded by the coding sequence ATGGGAACCACTGGTCAACCGTTCACGATGGCACTTTATGGCGGAACACCTCACGGCTTTGCTACACATCCTGATCTCAACAATCCTGTGCAAAAGGCTGCGAAAGAAGATGCTTTTCTCCAAGCGGTTCGCTTCTTCGAGACATGGTTATGA
- a CDS encoding endo-1,4-beta-xylanase D precursor, with product MKLPFYTTAILFSSGSYAAIMRRALPDFTTSEAGNPFVDGWYADPDTCVYKGQYWVFPTSSYAYDEQTYLDAFSSTDLVHWTKHADIITKAQVSWANRAMWAPAHIERDGKYYLYFAANDIQEGEKQVGGIGVAVADQPEGPYKDAIGKPLIGEYHNGAQPIDQDVFIDDDGQAYIYYGGHAHANVAKLNSDMVSIGTFSDGSQFKEITPENYVEGSLMFKRNGKYYLMWSEGGWTGPDYSVSYAISDSPIGPFNREAKILQQDTAVATGSGHNGVIKVPGTDIRYIFYHRRPLGDSDCNHRHLAYDRMYFNEDGTIKPVTMLVKDNFEDGNLIGWNTSFEGSFSVKDGKLKAEKATSGKALQNTGFEDLVFDIDIALVDPDVGSNAQDSGDAGVLFGVTSASAGIDSLTGFYAAIDASGEVVLGQMDQGWTQLASVQTPIQTGTDYHLRVTVINKEVKVFVDDMSAPKLTHVVSKSTKGTTGVRVFRTGALYDNLSVAHPQ from the coding sequence ATGAAATTACCATTCTACACGACAGCCATTCTCTTCTCCAGTGGTTCATACGCCGCAATCATGAGGCGAGCGCTCCCAGATTTCACCACTTCGGAAGCCGGCAACCCTTTCGTGGACGGGTGGTACGCCGATCCCGACACATGCGTCTACAAGGGCCAGTATTGGGTATTCCCGACCTCATCCTACGCCTATGACGAGCAGACCTATCTAGATGCTTTCTCTTCGACCGACTTAGTGCACTGGACCAAACATGCGGACATCATTACCAAAGCCCAGGTATCTTGGGCAAACAGAGCCATGTGGGCGCCCGCCCATATTGAACGCGACGGAAAATACTACCTGTACTTTGCAGCCAATGATATCCAAGAGGGAGAAAAGCAGGTTGGCGGTATTGGTGTTGCCGTAGCAGACCAGCCCGAGGGCCCTTACAAAGATGCGATCGGGAAGCCGCTCATTGGCGAGTACCATAATGGGGCACAACCCATCGATCAAGATGTCTTCATCGACGATGATGGTCAGGCGTATATCTACTATGGTGGCCACGCGCATGCCAATGTTGCCAAGCTGAACAGCGATATGGTTAGCATCGGCACCTTCTCAGACGGGAGCCAGTTCAAAGAAATCACACCCGAGAACTATGTTGAGGGTTCCCTGATGTTCAAGCGCAATGGGAAGTACTACCTCATGTGGTCTGAAGGGGGATGGACGGGCCCGGATTACTCAGTCTCATACGCCATTTCGGATTCACCCATTGGCCCTTTTAACCGGGAAGCCAAGATTCTCCAGCAGGATACCGCTGTAGCAACTGGTTCTGGCCATAACGGGGTCATCAAAGTCCCCGGAACGGACATCCGGTACATCTTCTATCACCGCAGGCCATTAGGCGATAGTGATTGCAACCATCGTCATCTTGCCTATGATAGGATGTACTTCAATGAGGATGGGACAATCAAGCCAGTCACGATGCTGGTCAAGGACAACTTTGAGGACGGGAACCTGATTGGCTGGAACACCTCTTTTGAAGGGTCCTTCTCAGTCAAGGACGGGAAGCTTAAGGCGGAAAAGGCCACAAGTGGAAAGGCCCTTCAGAACACAGGATTCGAGGATTTGGTGTTTGACATCGACATCGCCCTCGTTGATCCAGATGTTGGGTCAAACGCTCAAGATTCCGGTGATGCGGGAGTTCTTTTCGGCGTTACGAGTGCTTCAGCAGGAATCGACAGCTTGACTGGGTTCTACGCTGCAATTGACGCATCAGGCGAGGTCGTTCTAGGTCAAATGGACCAGGGTTGGACTCAACTAGCATCTGTCCAGACGCCGATCCAGACTGGAACTGACTACCATCTAAGGGTGACTGTCATCAACAAGGAGGTCAAAGTCTTTGTTGATGATATGAGCGCCCCTAAGCTGACACACGTCGTTTCGAAGAGTACAAAGGGTACCACGGGAGTGCGAGTGTTCCGGACCGGGGCTCTCTATGATAACCTTTCTGTTGCACACCCGCAGTAA
- a CDS encoding short-chain dehydrogenase/reductase family Oxidoreductase: MSLTFSEKVIIVIGAASGMGLATAKTLLDEGAKVGMSDVNSAALENAVKGLGSEQQERVFSRASDVTNRASIRSFLRQTKSHFGKVDGVANFAGCGGHELGTQSVWETSDAEFDFITNLNIKGAFHVLAEALMPDFLSHGGSFVHVGSMFSLQGFLKGAVFAASKHASLGMVRSAAKEVGDRARVNWKAQEVADVTVFMLSDKSTFVNGAAWSVDGGAGL; the protein is encoded by the exons ATGTCTCTCACATTCAGCGAGAAAGTCATCATTGTGATTGGCGCTGCATCTGGAATGGGCTTAGCTACCGCAAAGACTCTACTTGATGAAGGTGCCAAGGTTGGAATGTCTGACGTCAACAGCGCGGCTCTTGAAAATGCAGTCAAGGGACTTGGCTCAGAGCAACAAGAGAGAGTCTTCTCTAGAGCCTCAGATGTCACAAACCGTGCATCAATCCGCAGCTTCCTAAGACAAACAAAGTCGCATTTTGGCAAGGTCGATGGTGTCGCCAACTTTGCCGGTTGTGGTGGCCATGAATTGGGCACCCAGTCGGTCTGGGAAACCAGCGACGCCGAATTCGACTTCATCACCAATCTCAATATCAAGGGAGCATTTCATGTACTCGCTGAAGCTCTTATGCCCGACTTCCTATCTCACGGCGGGAGTTTTGTTCATGTTGGAAGCATGTTCTCACTCCAAGGCTTCCTGAAGGGTGCGGTATTTGCCGCTTCCAAGCATGCGTCCCTGGGTATGGTTCGCAGTGCGGCTAAAGAAGTCGGCGACAGAGCCAGAGTCAATT GGAAGGCCCAAGAAGTAGCCGATGTGACCGTTTTCATGCTCAGCGACAAGAGCACTTTTGTCAATGGAGCCGCTTGGAGTGTTGACGGGGGTGCCGGTCTGTGA